In one Spirosoma rigui genomic region, the following are encoded:
- the hisG gene encoding ATP phosphoribosyltransferase — translation MSSVIRIALQKSGRLSEDSYQLFKECGIRFDYGTGKLRSISSNFPAEFLFLRDDDIPGYVEDGVADLGIVGENVAVETGRPLKTVHKLGFSKCRLSIAIPRGVDWTGIQDLDGKNIATSYPNLLGKYLAGEGVRAEIHEISGSVEIAPSIGLAEAVCDIVSSGSTLLSNGLKEVETIFRSEAILIARPELDADKQALVDKLLFRIKSVQAAKNNKYIVLNAPNHALDTITALLPGMKSPTVTPLATEGWSSVHSVLNENEFWENIEAIRAAGAEGILVIPIEKMIY, via the coding sequence ATGTCATCTGTGATTCGTATTGCCCTTCAAAAATCCGGTCGCCTGAGCGAGGATTCCTACCAGCTTTTTAAAGAATGCGGCATCCGCTTCGACTACGGAACGGGTAAGCTCAGGTCCATCTCTTCCAATTTTCCCGCTGAATTTCTTTTTCTGCGCGACGACGATATTCCCGGGTATGTGGAAGACGGCGTGGCCGATCTGGGTATAGTAGGCGAGAATGTAGCCGTTGAAACGGGCCGCCCTCTGAAAACAGTCCATAAGCTGGGCTTCTCCAAATGCCGGCTGTCCATTGCCATTCCCCGCGGTGTCGACTGGACGGGCATTCAGGATCTGGACGGGAAAAATATCGCTACGTCCTACCCGAACCTGTTAGGGAAGTACCTCGCCGGCGAAGGTGTCCGGGCCGAGATCCATGAGATCAGCGGTTCGGTAGAGATAGCGCCGAGTATTGGGCTGGCCGAAGCCGTTTGTGACATTGTTAGCTCGGGCAGTACGCTGCTGAGCAATGGCCTGAAAGAGGTGGAAACAATTTTCCGGTCCGAAGCCATTCTCATTGCCCGTCCTGAACTCGATGCCGACAAGCAGGCGTTAGTCGATAAGCTGCTGTTCCGAATCAAATCGGTGCAGGCTGCCAAGAATAACAAGTACATTGTGCTGAACGCGCCAAACCACGCCCTCGACACGATCACGGCGCTGCTGCCGGGCATGAAAAGCCCAACCGTTACGCCCCTGGCAACGGAAGGGTGGAGCTCGGTGCATTCGGTACTGAACGAAAACGAGTTCTGGGAAAATATTGAAGCCATTCGGGCCGCCGGTGCTGAAGGTATTCTGGTGATCCCAATTGAGAAAATGATTTATTAA
- the hisD gene encoding histidinol dehydrogenase codes for MNIIPFPDRSEWPRLLARPVQSTQQIEAAVAPILAQVRAGGDAALIELAQKFDQVDLSKGGLEVDTATLDAAEGQLTDELKAAIRQAYQNIRTFHERQKQPIEKVETMPGVVCWRKSVGIEKVGLYIPGGTAPLFSTVLMLGIPAQLAGCREVVLCTPSNHPAIYFAARLVGITRVFRIGGAQAIAAMAYGTESVPQVYKIFGPGNQYVTAAKMLVAKEGVAIDMPAGPSEVAIYADDTAVPSFVAADLLSQAEHGADSQVLLVSTSKQLVSIVNLTIGTQLEKLPRRNLATKALENSKAILVETQADAVDLLNAYAAEHLILSVDNAEAVADQIINAGSIFLGNYTPESAGDYASGTNHTLPTNGFARAYSGVSLDSFVKKITMQHITPAGLQALGPVVEAMAEAESLDAHKRAVSLRLASLAETVMG; via the coding sequence ATGAACATCATCCCCTTTCCCGACCGGAGCGAGTGGCCCCGTTTACTGGCCCGCCCAGTTCAATCGACGCAGCAGATCGAAGCGGCCGTCGCGCCTATTCTGGCCCAGGTCCGGGCCGGGGGCGATGCCGCGCTGATTGAGCTGGCGCAGAAGTTCGATCAGGTCGATCTGTCGAAGGGTGGTCTGGAAGTTGATACGGCGACCCTCGACGCTGCTGAGGGCCAGCTGACCGACGAGCTGAAAGCCGCCATCCGGCAGGCTTACCAGAATATCCGCACGTTCCACGAACGGCAGAAGCAGCCGATCGAAAAGGTGGAGACGATGCCGGGCGTGGTCTGCTGGCGTAAGAGCGTAGGTATCGAGAAAGTGGGTTTGTACATTCCCGGTGGTACGGCTCCGCTGTTCAGCACCGTTCTGATGCTGGGCATACCCGCGCAGCTGGCGGGCTGCCGCGAGGTCGTGCTCTGTACGCCCAGTAACCACCCGGCCATTTATTTCGCGGCCCGTCTGGTTGGCATCACCAGGGTATTCCGGATTGGCGGGGCGCAGGCAATTGCGGCTATGGCCTACGGAACGGAATCGGTACCGCAGGTCTACAAGATCTTCGGGCCGGGCAACCAGTATGTAACGGCGGCTAAGATGCTGGTGGCGAAAGAAGGTGTGGCAATCGACATGCCCGCCGGTCCGAGTGAAGTAGCCATCTACGCCGACGATACGGCGGTGCCCTCGTTCGTTGCCGCCGATCTGCTCTCACAGGCCGAGCACGGAGCCGATAGCCAGGTACTGCTGGTGTCGACGAGCAAACAGCTGGTCAGCATCGTAAACCTGACGATTGGAACGCAGCTGGAAAAACTGCCCCGGCGCAACCTGGCAACGAAAGCACTGGAAAACAGCAAAGCGATATTGGTGGAGACGCAGGCTGATGCGGTTGACCTGCTGAATGCCTACGCGGCCGAACACCTGATTCTGAGCGTCGACAATGCCGAAGCCGTTGCTGATCAGATCATCAATGCGGGGTCTATTTTTCTGGGTAACTACACCCCTGAGTCGGCCGGTGACTACGCATCCGGGACGAACCACACCTTGCCCACCAATGGCTTTGCGCGCGCTTACAGCGGGGTTTCGCTGGACAGTTTCGTCAAGAAGATTACGATGCAGCACATCACCCCGGCGGGTTTGCAGGCCCTGGGCCCGGTAGTTGAAGCGATGGCCGAAGCCGAATCGCTCGACGCCCACAAACGGGCCGTGAGTCTCCGCCTGGCTAGTCTGGCCGAGACGGTTATGGGCTGA
- a CDS encoding aminotransferase class V-fold PLP-dependent enzyme: MVDLPALRADTTGVQHVVHFNNAGAALMPAPVVDTITRYIALEAELGGYEAAELRRDAIRGFYTATAELLGAKPENIAATSSATDAYARALSSIPFDRGDVILTTINDYVSNQIAFLSLQKRFGITIVRAEDDAKGGVSVEDIAAKIKSLTPRLVAVTHVPTNSGLVQPVEAIGAICREHDVLYLVDACQSVGQLPVNVRQIQCDFLTATCRKFLRGPRGMGFLYVSDKVLAEGYAPLFIDLHGASWESADTFLPVPTALRFEDWEFPYALVLGAAEAHRYALNVGLDTIASRNATLCGQLRGQLTALPGVRLLDEGERLSSIITLFSDRKSADVLKAELRAERINTSVSVYGGAILDYGRKGMTTAALRISPHYYNTEDEINTVVDAIKQILG, translated from the coding sequence ATGGTTGACCTTCCCGCTCTCCGCGCCGATACCACCGGCGTTCAGCACGTCGTTCACTTCAATAATGCCGGGGCTGCGCTCATGCCTGCGCCTGTGGTTGATACAATCACCCGCTACATTGCGCTGGAAGCCGAACTGGGCGGGTATGAAGCCGCTGAGTTACGGCGCGATGCCATCCGGGGTTTCTATACAGCAACGGCCGAACTCCTGGGTGCCAAACCCGAAAATATTGCGGCTACATCCAGCGCAACCGATGCGTACGCCCGGGCTCTGTCGTCGATTCCGTTCGACCGGGGCGACGTGATTCTGACGACGATTAACGATTACGTATCGAATCAGATCGCGTTCCTGTCGCTGCAAAAGCGGTTTGGTATCACGATTGTCCGGGCCGAAGACGATGCAAAAGGGGGTGTCTCGGTGGAGGATATAGCGGCTAAAATTAAATCGCTGACTCCCCGGCTCGTGGCCGTAACCCACGTGCCGACCAATTCCGGTCTGGTCCAGCCTGTCGAGGCTATCGGAGCGATTTGCCGCGAACACGATGTTCTCTATCTGGTCGATGCCTGCCAGTCGGTGGGGCAGCTCCCGGTGAATGTCAGGCAGATTCAGTGCGATTTTCTCACCGCTACGTGTCGTAAGTTTCTCCGTGGGCCACGGGGTATGGGCTTCCTTTACGTCTCCGACAAGGTGCTGGCAGAAGGCTACGCGCCCCTGTTTATTGACCTGCACGGTGCGTCGTGGGAGTCGGCCGATACGTTCCTGCCGGTTCCAACGGCGCTGCGGTTCGAAGACTGGGAGTTTCCCTACGCGCTGGTGCTGGGAGCCGCCGAAGCCCACCGGTACGCGCTGAATGTAGGACTGGACACCATTGCCAGTCGGAACGCAACGTTGTGCGGTCAGCTACGCGGGCAACTCACGGCGTTACCCGGCGTTCGTCTGCTCGACGAGGGTGAACGGCTGTCAAGCATCATCACCCTGTTCAGCGACCGAAAATCCGCCGACGTCCTCAAAGCTGAACTGCGGGCGGAGCGGATCAACACGTCGGTTAGTGTGTACGGGGGTGCTATCCTCGATTACGGCCGCAAAGGGATGACCACAGCCGCCCTGCGCATCTCGCCCCATTACTACAACACGGAAGACGAAATCAATACGGTAGTTGACGCTATTAAGCAGATTCTTGGATGA
- a CDS encoding peptide deformylase, with protein MKHLADLLLLGDPRLYETCDPVLESELPLVTGWVADLHNVMEEIRARYQFGRGIAAPQLGIMKRLIYLNVDRPVVVINPEFTSVSDDTDELWDDCMSFPNLLVRVKRHRSLTMTFRDEHWQPHTWQVTDWALSELIQHEYDHLNGVLCTVRAVDAQSFRWRPTPTLTDGLPV; from the coding sequence ATGAAACACCTTGCCGATTTATTACTGCTGGGCGACCCCCGACTGTACGAAACCTGCGACCCGGTTCTGGAGTCGGAACTGCCGCTGGTGACCGGCTGGGTGGCCGATCTGCACAACGTCATGGAAGAAATCCGGGCCCGGTACCAGTTCGGGCGGGGTATCGCGGCCCCGCAGCTTGGCATTATGAAACGGCTCATCTACCTCAACGTCGACCGGCCGGTAGTCGTGATCAATCCCGAATTTACATCCGTCAGCGATGACACTGATGAACTGTGGGACGACTGCATGAGTTTCCCGAATCTGCTGGTGCGGGTAAAGCGACACCGGAGCCTGACCATGACCTTCCGGGACGAACATTGGCAGCCGCACACCTGGCAGGTAACCGACTGGGCGCTGTCGGAATTAATCCAGCATGAATATGATCACCTGAACGGCGTTCTTTGCACCGTGCGGGCCGTCGATGCTCAGTCGTTCCGGTGGCGACCTACGCCCACATTGACCGACGGGCTGCCGGTGTAG
- a CDS encoding GNAT family N-acetyltransferase, with protein sequence MIANPVLDFQLLSASDADQLAVVALRAYTDHYLHLWHDGGAWYINRSFTPEVLRRELADVNARFYLVQQQSEPVGFLKLNLHRPSPCQEAADALELERIYLVKSVTGQGVGKACMQFVIHQARQLAKELIWLKAMDSSHDALAFYRAVGFEPCGTDRLTFEVMKESLRGMVILQRPL encoded by the coding sequence ATGATTGCCAACCCTGTTCTCGATTTTCAGCTACTGTCTGCTTCGGATGCCGACCAACTGGCCGTGGTTGCGCTACGGGCTTACACTGACCATTACCTGCACCTCTGGCATGATGGGGGTGCCTGGTACATAAACCGGTCGTTCACACCCGAGGTACTACGTCGGGAACTGGCCGATGTTAACGCTCGCTTCTACCTCGTTCAGCAGCAGAGCGAGCCCGTGGGGTTTCTTAAGCTGAATCTTCATCGGCCGTCACCCTGCCAGGAAGCGGCCGATGCACTGGAACTGGAACGGATCTATCTGGTAAAGTCCGTAACGGGTCAGGGTGTTGGCAAAGCCTGCATGCAGTTCGTGATTCACCAGGCCCGGCAGCTGGCTAAAGAGCTGATCTGGCTGAAGGCAATGGACAGCAGCCACGATGCGCTGGCCTTTTACCGGGCGGTAGGTTTCGAACCCTGTGGTACCGACCGGTTGACGTTTGAGGTGATGAAAGAATCACTACGGGGTATGGTTATCCTGCAACGACCGCTGTAA
- the hisC gene encoding histidinol-phosphate transaminase yields the protein MTAFSLKALLRPHILTLMPYSSARDEYTGKEGVFLDANENPLGPSLSESTAGDSQFNRYPDPHQWAIKQKLAPIKGVRPEQIFLGNGSDEPIDLLVRATCTPGTASGSADSILIMPPTYGMYEVSATINDVAVTKVPLTADFHVDVPAVLAAIDDTTKLIWLCSPNNPSGNRLRSDDIRAVLEAAREKLVIVDEAYIDFSVDQSWTSELDTYPNLVVLQTFSKAWGLAGLRLGMCFASEELIRVLNKIKPPYNISAPTQALALEALDHAADKDTMVREILLERQFLADNLRTIPSVQVIHPSDANFLLVQFTDASGTFAQLIAHQVIVRDRSKVILCDGCLRISVGTRAENERLLDVLRHIDSTTAPKDLPLGTAEVATKPELVSNA from the coding sequence ATGACTGCTTTCTCGTTAAAAGCCCTCCTTCGTCCGCACATCCTGACCCTGATGCCCTATTCGTCGGCCCGCGATGAGTATACCGGCAAAGAGGGGGTATTTCTGGACGCCAACGAAAACCCGTTAGGTCCATCCCTGAGTGAATCGACCGCGGGGGATAGTCAGTTCAACCGCTATCCTGATCCGCACCAGTGGGCCATTAAGCAAAAGCTGGCACCTATCAAGGGCGTACGGCCGGAGCAGATTTTCCTGGGCAACGGTTCTGACGAACCCATCGATCTGCTGGTACGGGCTACCTGCACCCCCGGCACTGCTTCCGGATCGGCAGACAGTATCCTGATCATGCCACCGACCTACGGTATGTACGAAGTATCGGCCACGATCAATGACGTAGCCGTGACCAAAGTGCCCCTGACGGCCGATTTCCATGTCGACGTACCGGCGGTTCTGGCCGCTATCGACGACACGACCAAGCTCATCTGGCTCTGTTCACCCAACAACCCGTCGGGTAACCGGTTGCGATCCGACGACATTCGGGCTGTGCTGGAAGCGGCCCGGGAAAAACTGGTTATTGTCGACGAAGCTTACATCGATTTCTCGGTCGACCAGTCCTGGACGAGTGAACTTGATACGTACCCTAATCTGGTGGTCCTGCAAACGTTCTCAAAAGCGTGGGGGCTGGCCGGCCTGCGGCTGGGGATGTGCTTTGCCTCCGAAGAGCTGATCAGGGTGTTGAACAAGATTAAGCCGCCCTATAATATTTCGGCTCCTACGCAGGCACTGGCACTGGAAGCCCTCGACCATGCCGCTGATAAGGACACGATGGTCCGGGAAATTCTGCTGGAGCGCCAATTCCTGGCCGATAACCTGCGGACGATCCCGTCTGTTCAGGTCATTCACCCGTCGGATGCAAACTTTTTGCTGGTTCAGTTTACCGATGCCAGCGGTACGTTTGCGCAGTTGATTGCCCATCAGGTTATCGTGCGGGATCGATCCAAAGTCATCTTGTGCGACGGTTGTTTACGGATCAGCGTTGGCACACGGGCCGAAAATGAGCGGTTGCTGGATGTACTGCGTCATATCGACAGTACGACTGCGCCGAAAGACCTGCCTCTGGGCACGGCTGAGGTCGCCACAAAACCGGAACTGGTATCAAACGCGTAA
- a CDS encoding UvrD-helicase domain-containing protein, translating into MFKVYSSSAGSGKTYTLTKEYLKLALKPGGEESYFRHILAVTFTNAAANEMKSRILERLRELADSTKDTQLLTELATELYQVTDADAVAVAKGELRKKAASVFKTILHKYADFSVTTIDSFTQRIVMAFTDELGLPYSFEVELETDEVLELAIDNLIEKAGLEEMDEITTILSDYYTNTATEGNSWNQLPELLKEFGRNLTSDQFYEAVNAAQELSPGALRVIRTQLMDHNRQVEADIVAQGQRAWKLITDAGLDETDFTYGAAGVGGFFKAVAGGAASKETGARVLNALEKGEWYGKKTPLPVQGIIDGIAADLSDCISAIVTIRDENSHQVTLFDCLLPHLQKLALLKQMRIEFDELLRKDGRVHISEFNKKILGIVASEPVPFLYERLGNKYYHILIDEFQDTSKLQFANLMPLIENALGSEHFNLAVGDGKQAIYRFRGGDMDQIVSLHRQDLDSLKLAHNPGSFTADRIDMLAGQIIPDTLDTNWRSAEPIVRFNNEFFDFAARKFEQEHAKIADVFDVDQVFRQKTQPKARLQGHVQIDFVAKDAEEGKDLTAVMLEKTIEHLEQALADGYQYSDIAILCRKKSHAKALANELNGRRIPLVSADSLSLEFSDPVKWLVTLMRLLQQPDQKLLRYELLYLYHRVVRGVFPDDTLTEQLRTIAEGDVSGVYAYLTAEGYPLDPYALGQLNPYELAERLTAQFNLFSQADHNPFLFRFLDEVLTFNHKRSGHLSDFLLYWDGVRQKISVEGEARNAVSIQTIHKSKGLEFPVVIIPFANWTVEPNRNSTIWLDLAEIRTDMLAHEASTGEITRLLSAPSAVTRNLSKAPQAVAVQYAEEMTRTFLENMNLLYVAFTRPTDRLYIIGKSSDFTKPGSQKDISYWLHAFLRDSDVARQCGCSWQEGVSSYVISLCAEAFVHERKPESLDEIYLDDVISGHRKQELNLRRQADRLFDVATFERTRERDRKLCAALSLIKGPDCIDKTLRQLVSEGMIRLTEADELRQALRQIVSHPSLSVLFDPSLRIDTDRSILSNKRMHGAPHRVVHYPDGSVILVQYESVVTGGGVTDNQVDPVAGLRYFTGLYREMGFAEVEGRLVYLSNTGDSGPDVIRVV; encoded by the coding sequence ATGTTCAAAGTCTACAGTTCCTCTGCCGGGTCAGGTAAGACGTACACGCTTACCAAAGAATACCTGAAACTGGCCTTGAAGCCAGGTGGGGAGGAAAGCTATTTCCGGCATATACTGGCGGTAACGTTTACCAACGCGGCTGCCAATGAAATGAAAAGCCGGATTCTGGAGCGGCTTCGCGAACTGGCCGATTCAACAAAAGATACACAGCTGCTGACGGAGCTGGCAACGGAGCTTTACCAGGTAACCGACGCCGACGCGGTAGCGGTAGCAAAGGGTGAACTGCGCAAAAAAGCGGCTTCGGTTTTTAAGACCATCCTTCATAAATACGCTGACTTCTCGGTTACGACCATTGACTCGTTTACCCAGCGTATCGTCATGGCGTTTACCGATGAACTGGGGCTGCCTTATTCGTTTGAGGTGGAGCTAGAAACCGACGAAGTACTGGAGCTGGCCATCGATAACCTGATCGAAAAAGCAGGTCTCGAAGAGATGGACGAAATCACGACCATCCTCAGCGATTACTACACCAATACGGCTACTGAAGGAAACAGCTGGAATCAGCTGCCCGAGTTGCTGAAGGAATTTGGTCGTAACCTGACATCCGATCAGTTCTATGAAGCCGTCAATGCCGCGCAGGAACTTTCGCCGGGGGCATTACGGGTCATTCGTACCCAGCTGATGGATCACAACCGGCAGGTCGAAGCCGACATTGTGGCTCAGGGCCAGCGTGCCTGGAAACTGATTACCGATGCCGGGCTGGACGAAACCGATTTTACCTACGGTGCGGCTGGTGTTGGCGGCTTCTTCAAGGCCGTGGCCGGTGGTGCTGCGTCGAAAGAAACGGGTGCCCGTGTGCTCAATGCGCTCGAAAAAGGGGAGTGGTACGGCAAAAAGACACCCCTGCCCGTGCAGGGCATTATCGACGGTATTGCCGCTGACCTGAGCGACTGCATCAGTGCTATCGTCACAATCAGGGACGAGAACAGCCACCAGGTGACGCTATTCGACTGCCTGCTGCCTCACTTGCAAAAACTGGCACTGCTTAAGCAGATGCGTATTGAGTTCGATGAACTGCTGCGGAAAGACGGGCGGGTGCACATCTCGGAATTCAATAAAAAAATCCTGGGTATCGTAGCCTCCGAGCCGGTTCCGTTTCTGTACGAACGGCTCGGCAACAAGTATTACCATATCTTGATCGATGAGTTTCAGGATACGTCGAAGCTGCAGTTTGCCAACTTAATGCCGCTCATCGAAAACGCCCTGGGTTCCGAGCATTTCAACCTTGCCGTGGGCGATGGCAAGCAGGCAATCTACCGCTTCCGGGGGGGCGACATGGACCAGATCGTTTCGCTGCACCGGCAGGATCTCGACAGCCTGAAGCTGGCCCATAATCCCGGCTCATTCACCGCCGACCGGATCGACATGCTGGCTGGTCAGATCATACCCGATACGCTGGATACCAACTGGCGCAGCGCCGAGCCGATTGTGCGGTTTAACAATGAATTCTTTGATTTTGCCGCCCGCAAGTTTGAGCAGGAACACGCTAAAATCGCCGATGTGTTCGACGTAGACCAGGTGTTCCGGCAGAAAACGCAGCCTAAAGCCCGGCTACAGGGCCACGTGCAGATCGACTTCGTGGCGAAAGATGCCGAAGAAGGAAAAGATCTCACGGCCGTCATGCTGGAGAAGACTATCGAGCACCTGGAACAGGCCCTGGCGGATGGGTATCAGTACAGCGACATCGCTATCCTGTGCCGCAAGAAGTCCCACGCCAAAGCACTGGCCAACGAACTAAACGGCCGCCGGATTCCGCTGGTCTCCGCTGATTCGCTGTCGCTGGAGTTTTCGGATCCCGTCAAGTGGCTCGTGACCCTCATGCGCCTGCTTCAGCAACCCGACCAGAAGCTGTTGCGGTATGAACTGCTGTACCTGTACCACCGCGTGGTGCGGGGTGTCTTCCCCGACGATACACTGACCGAGCAACTACGAACCATTGCCGAGGGCGACGTGTCGGGGGTGTATGCGTATCTCACGGCTGAGGGGTATCCACTCGACCCGTATGCGTTGGGGCAACTCAATCCCTACGAACTGGCCGAACGGCTGACCGCGCAGTTTAATCTGTTCAGCCAGGCCGACCATAACCCGTTTTTGTTCCGGTTCCTCGACGAAGTGCTGACCTTCAATCACAAACGGAGTGGTCACCTGAGTGATTTTCTCCTGTACTGGGATGGCGTTCGCCAAAAGATTTCGGTGGAGGGAGAAGCCCGTAACGCGGTCAGCATCCAGACTATTCACAAGTCGAAAGGGCTGGAGTTTCCGGTGGTCATCATTCCCTTTGCCAACTGGACGGTGGAGCCCAATCGAAACAGTACTATCTGGCTCGACCTGGCTGAAATCCGTACCGACATGCTGGCCCACGAAGCCAGTACGGGCGAAATTACCCGCCTGCTGTCGGCACCGTCGGCCGTGACCCGTAACCTGAGCAAAGCACCCCAGGCCGTCGCCGTTCAGTACGCGGAGGAAATGACCCGGACCTTTCTGGAGAACATGAACCTGCTCTACGTAGCGTTTACGCGCCCCACCGACCGGCTGTACATCATTGGGAAGTCATCGGATTTTACCAAGCCCGGCAGCCAGAAAGATATCAGCTACTGGCTGCACGCATTCCTGCGCGACAGTGACGTAGCACGGCAATGCGGATGCAGCTGGCAGGAAGGGGTATCGAGTTACGTAATCAGCCTGTGCGCCGAAGCCTTCGTGCACGAACGAAAACCCGAATCGCTCGACGAAATTTACCTGGACGACGTAATCAGCGGCCACCGGAAGCAGGAACTGAACCTACGCCGGCAAGCCGACCGCCTGTTCGACGTAGCAACCTTTGAACGTACCCGCGAGCGGGACCGGAAGTTGTGTGCCGCCCTGAGCCTGATCAAAGGGCCGGACTGCATCGACAAAACGCTCCGTCAGCTGGTGAGTGAGGGAATGATCCGGTTGACGGAAGCGGATGAGCTGCGGCAAGCCCTGCGGCAGATCGTTTCACATCCGTCGCTGTCCGTTCTTTTTGATCCGTCGCTGAGGATCGATACCGACCGGAGTATTCTGAGCAACAAACGAATGCATGGTGCGCCCCATCGGGTCGTGCATTACCCGGACGGGAGCGTTATACTGGTGCAGTACGAATCGGTAGTGACAGGGGGTGGCGTAACGGACAATCAGGTCGATCCTGTTGCGGGTCTGCGCTACTTTACGGGCTTATACCGGGAGATGGGTTTTGCCGAAGTGGAGGGGCGGCTCGTCTACCTGTCCAATACGGGAGACAGTGGACCGGACGTGATCCGGGTCGTATAA
- a CDS encoding phosphatase PAP2 family protein, whose protein sequence is MKNRWLRIVWQKKLIGNAAALFLTQCIWFTPAFAQSPYALRTGQEAILLGGGVVSLGTSVVLRQAVDPLSPGEIASANRADINAFDRGATYHWSPRFDKLSDVTLAGNLAILGLATLGTKPMRQDIKTVGVMYLETLLLANGIERTVKGITKRSRPFVYNASAPLDEKETRDARQSFFSGHATNAFATAVFTGEVFRHYFPNSRLKPVVWIGSLGLATATAALRYEGGLHYPTDLLAGAAFGSLIGWGIPKLHEVTSQGALGRRLDIQPWSNGQANGIYLQLAVFSR, encoded by the coding sequence ATGAAGAACCGGTGGCTACGTATCGTTTGGCAAAAAAAACTCATTGGCAACGCAGCCGCCCTTTTTCTGACGCAATGTATCTGGTTCACTCCGGCCTTTGCGCAGTCGCCCTATGCACTGCGAACGGGGCAGGAGGCCATCCTGTTGGGGGGGGGCGTAGTATCCCTGGGTACGTCGGTAGTGCTCCGGCAGGCGGTTGATCCGCTCAGTCCGGGCGAAATAGCATCGGCCAACCGGGCTGATATTAACGCCTTTGACCGGGGTGCTACCTACCACTGGTCACCCCGGTTCGACAAACTCAGCGATGTTACGCTGGCTGGTAACCTGGCCATACTGGGTTTGGCTACGTTGGGTACTAAACCCATGCGGCAGGACATCAAAACCGTCGGTGTCATGTACCTCGAAACACTATTGCTGGCCAATGGGATCGAACGAACGGTCAAAGGAATTACGAAACGTAGCCGCCCGTTTGTGTACAACGCCAGCGCCCCGCTGGACGAGAAGGAAACCCGCGATGCCCGGCAATCTTTTTTCTCCGGCCATGCCACCAATGCGTTTGCCACGGCGGTGTTCACAGGCGAGGTTTTCCGGCATTATTTCCCGAACTCCAGGCTGAAGCCCGTCGTCTGGATCGGGTCGCTGGGGCTGGCTACCGCTACGGCTGCGCTGCGTTATGAAGGGGGGCTGCATTATCCTACCGACCTTCTGGCGGGCGCGGCCTTCGGATCGTTGATCGGGTGGGGTATTCCTAAACTACACGAGGTCACCAGCCAGGGTGCGCTGGGGCGCCGTCTCGATATTCAACCCTGGAGTAATGGGCAGGCCAATGGAATTTACCTGCAACTGGCCGTGTTTTCCCGATAA
- the metF gene encoding methylenetetrahydrofolate reductase [NAD(P)H], protein MTKITEHIKAANGKPIFSIEVIPPIKGDNLKSLLDNIEPLMEFKPPFVDVTYHREEYIERPMPDGTIQKIVTRKRPGTVGICSAIMHRFGVDPVPHVLCGGFSRDETEDFLIDLHYLGIDNALVLRGDPAKPFNTFKAKENGYSYASELVEQVANMNRGVYLHEEDTALAPSNFCIGVAAYPEKHFEAENHDIDFEYLKQKVDKGADYIVTQMFFDNGKYFDFVKRCHQHGITIPIIPGLKPISTRRQLQILPKLFHLDMPDDLIKAVEACENDQQVRQVGVEWCVQQCRELMAAQAPVLHFYTMGKADNIMKIARDIF, encoded by the coding sequence ATGACAAAAATTACCGAACACATCAAGGCCGCCAACGGCAAACCCATCTTTTCCATTGAAGTAATTCCGCCCATAAAAGGGGACAACCTCAAAAGCCTGCTCGATAATATTGAGCCGCTGATGGAGTTTAAACCACCCTTTGTGGATGTTACGTACCACCGGGAGGAATACATTGAACGGCCCATGCCCGACGGGACTATTCAAAAAATTGTAACCCGGAAGCGGCCCGGTACGGTAGGGATCTGTTCGGCGATTATGCACCGCTTTGGTGTCGACCCCGTACCGCACGTGTTGTGTGGCGGATTCAGCCGGGATGAAACGGAAGATTTTCTCATTGACCTGCACTACCTCGGTATCGACAACGCGCTGGTGTTGCGGGGCGATCCGGCCAAGCCTTTCAATACGTTCAAAGCGAAGGAAAATGGGTACTCTTACGCCAGTGAACTGGTGGAGCAGGTAGCCAACATGAACCGGGGTGTTTACCTGCACGAGGAGGATACCGCTCTGGCCCCCAGTAATTTCTGCATCGGTGTGGCGGCTTACCCGGAAAAACACTTTGAAGCCGAAAATCACGACATCGACTTCGAATATCTAAAGCAGAAAGTCGATAAGGGGGCCGACTACATCGTGACCCAGATGTTTTTCGACAATGGAAAGTACTTCGATTTCGTGAAACGGTGCCACCAGCACGGCATCACCATTCCGATTATACCGGGCTTGAAACCCATCAGCACCCGCCGGCAACTACAGATTCTGCCGAAGTTGTTTCACCTTGACATGCCCGATGATCTGATAAAAGCCGTTGAAGCCTGCGAAAACGACCAGCAGGTCCGGCAGGTAGGCGTGGAATGGTGCGTGCAGCAGTGCCGTGAACTCATGGCGGCCCAGGCCCCTGTCCTGCACTTTTACACGATGGGTAAAGCCGATAACATTATGAAAATCGCACGGGATATATTTTAG